One Gossypium arboreum isolate Shixiya-1 chromosome 13, ASM2569848v2, whole genome shotgun sequence genomic window, TAGTACCATCTAGTTGTAATTATTAAAAGTTTTTAAGCCTTAATAATGTTATGTTTGGTCGACCATGGAGTTTGCCAATTTTGGATGGCTCAGCTACATTGTTTTGAAGATTGGATTTTGGCTAAAAATTGCTATTTTTACATCCACTACCATGCATATTGGGCTTTTTACAGATGGTTTTGAAAACCAGAAACTATTTGAAGTAGAAACAATGATATGAATCTTCTTTTTAACCTTCCAACAATCAATGATTCAAGGAAGCTCCGCACTTTGCTGTCTTGGAAGAAATGATATTGAGATTACCTTCTTAAACAGGACATAAATGttgataattttatcatttaattttcaTGTTGCAAATAAATCTAAAAAAAGTATTTTGAACTAATTATAGAGATACTCTTAACTTTAGTCGaaagtataaaaaaaaaaatcatgttagCAATACATTAGTGGATTAGTGGATTTTTTTAATGGCAAAGACTAATTCGATCAATTATCTTAATTAAAGtgactaaattaacaaaaaataattaaagtgacCAAAATAAGAACGGCGCTATTTTAAGGTGACATTTTGTGTAATTTACTAGTTTTAAGGTATATACTGTAATACTCAATTTGTTGGATGATGTCAACATAGTATTTTAAaagtaattaataaaattaactaaaccaaAACCTAATTTCAACATCTTTTATACATTTGGACAAATATCATCCAATCCTATAAAAGCATCAAAATATATGTCATGGGgccatatattttaaaaatatactaCATCACTGACTGAGTTTTAATTTAGTTGATATCAATATTATTACTAATATAAGAAGGCGTAATATCAAATGCACTAAATCGcatttatcctcttatttaaaaattagaaaaaattataagTAGTTGtatcaatatatatacatatttaaccCTTTTTCAAGACTGAAAATACATATTTTGAAAAGTAGGATTAAATCTGCAAAAAGATGCATACTATATGAACTTCATATAGAATTTAACCCTTTTTTTGCATAAACATGAGATCCATAAGAGTGGAACTAAAAATGTATCAATAGCCTTTTATTTGATTCAAAACCACAACACATTAACCATGTTTACAACCCAATATATGTACATATAGAGGATCAAAACAAATTTTATGCCCCACTCATCCACCaaacaaatatattatataaataccTTATGATACCAGCTAAGTTTAAAAATCAAGACAATGGTGTCAGACATAGACAAAACCCTGTTAGACACAAAGACAGACCCAACAGCAAAGCCATATTTGACCACCTTGGACCAAGAGAACAAGAAGAAGCAAACTCTAACTGATTATAATCACAAactgaaaaaacaaaaaaacaatgtTACAGCAACTTTGAGACTTCAATTCTTTGATTTTGAATGCTTCACAAGCCAATCAATGACTGCATCAATGTTGGTGGAATTCTTGCATGAAATCATATAGCAACACACTTCTCTGTCAGTAATGGATTTGAGCCCCCTGCATATATATGCCGGCACCATGAATGAATATTATCATGCAATGCAACAATTAACAACATAAATCTGGTTTTTCTTTTGAGAAATATGGAGAAAGAAGAAATGGTTTCAGAGCTTTCTTATCCGATAGCTTCCACTTACATTTGCTCTGTCAAATCCTCTTTAGATAAGGCTTCTGGTTTGTCAATCTTGTTTCCGAGTACCAGCACGGGAATACCATTCAGTGAGGATTTACTTAACAGGTCATGGAGTTCTCTTCTCGAGACAGATAGGTTATCGTTATCGGCAGCATCCACAACATAACTGCAAATTGTGAAAATCGAAGAACTAGTTGATCATCAATCTGGACAACAATATACTAGTAAAAAGTTACCTACACAAAGAGGGCAATAACACATGCATGTTCGCCTAGGCAGAGAGCATGTATCAATATATCCTTCTTACATGAGTGATTTGCaggtcataaaaataaaaaagctaTTTTAAAATTTCTCTTTTGGTAATTAAGACAAGGAAACAGGTAAGATGGGGTGCTGCCAGGGTTGCTAACTGTAAAATTTGTGGAAAATAAAgatcaaatcatattcacaacTGTTCAGGGAATGCATAACGTACTTGTCAATAAGAATTACATAGATCCTTTCCCGATTTTTTTAACTGTGTTCAAGGTACGTGAAAGGAACTTAAATGACCGAAAATTCAGATGGTGGCAGTATGGAGAAAAATGAGGAGGTATATAAGAAAACCAACTTAGTTCAACACTCGAAACAAGACAGAGAAAGGAATGTCTTAAATGAACATGGTAACATCAAACAATGTAACATGTTGCAAGGTAATATCAAACAATGTAACATGTTGCAAGGTAATATATATCATACAGAGACATATAAAAGCTTCAAGGCATGAACAACATACACAATAGCTGAAACAGCACGGCAGTATCTCTCCCACATGCTCCGAAACCTTGGTTGACCACCAAGATCCCACAACTTTATCGTGACATTTCCTTTAGTTACCTTCCTCATATTAAATCCTACCTGCAAACAGAAGAGATATGGAAATTTCAGGGAACAACCCCAATACCGAACCAGAAAAAACATGTTGCATGCCAAATTTTCAAGAATCAGTGTTTGAATCTGATTTTTTTCCATATGACTTACCGTTGGTATCATATCTTCACTATATCCACCAGTCTTGAAAAAAGATACAGAAGAATAAGTCTAGCAGTCAGAACCAAGCTAAAAAGAGAAAAACAATAACAAACAAAACAATGTTATAACTCAAATAAATATTCACTTACGGCAATGACATTAACTAGGGATGTTTTTCCAGCATTCTGGAGGCCTATTAAGGATAATTCCATTTCTTGCTTGAAGAACAGACTACAAGAGGAGAAAGATAATAAGAATCACTATGTAAGAAGATACAAATATATATCAGATTAATATGCCGGAAAATGGTCAATCACAAACATGCATTGGGAGCTCTTTGAAAATTGTATGGCATTCCCCAAGTATTACATATAATGCATGCAAAGAATAAAATGGCCAAAGGAAACAAGATAAGTTTTGGGTTTTATGAGCCAATAACCAAAACCTTCCTTTGTTACCATAGGTTATATAATTCCTTCTTGTTTGAGTAATAGATAACAGATACTGCTCTTCGGCAGCTGGCCAATTTGGcttgagaagaaaagaaagagtaGGAGGGCACCGAATGATGctattgtagttcaatacaccATTAGGAAAGATATATGCTACAAAACCTGTTAGTCCTTAATCGAGAACTGATCCACAAGAACCCTGTAAAGTAACTTGTCTAATTCTCTTAATTTAGCGTCGACCACAACAGCATTTCCATCACAAACACCGTAGCTACCATTACACTATGGTAAATTGGTCAATCATCTAGATGATCCCAGTATAACAAGCGATCCTATCTTCAAGTATTTCATCGAGATAGCCCTATTACTCTCAATGGCCTCTAACTATAGCTGCTGCCACCAGTTGCAACTATGATTTTCTTAACTGCAATATAGAAGAAACAGGACTTCAAGCAACAATCTATGTTGTTTGCTTAAATACCTCCACAAAGCCAAGTACTAGAAAttcaaacattaaaaaaaaaaaagcgacTTGAGCATAGATGAGATAAACATCCTCTCCAGTCTAATTCCTAACTGAGCATTGTCCACATCAGCAGTCAGCACTTCCCTCATGAACACCATTGCTACCATAACATTATGGTCCATTCATCACCATCTAGATTATCCCAGAATAACAAGCCATCCTTATCTCAATTCTCAAGTACTTCAGCAAGATAATCCTATTACTCTTAACTGCAAAACTGAACAAGCTGGACCTCAAGCGACAATCAACATTGTTTGCTTAAATACCTCTACAAAGCCACGTACACATAATTGAAGTATAAAAAACAAGCCCCTTGAGAATAGATATGAAAAAAGAAATTCCTCTCCAATCTTCTCtatctttttttt contains:
- the LOC108461583 gene encoding ADP-ribosylation factor-like protein 8a; this encodes MGLWEAFLNWLRSLFFKQEMELSLIGLQNAGKTSLVNVIATGGYSEDMIPTVGFNMRKVTKGNVTIKLWDLGGQPRFRSMWERYCRAVSAIVYVVDAADNDNLSVSRRELHDLLSKSSLNGIPVLVLGNKIDKPEALSKEDLTEQMGLKSITDREVCCYMISCKNSTNIDAVIDWLVKHSKSKN